A single region of the Acidimicrobiales bacterium genome encodes:
- a CDS encoding FAD-dependent oxidoreductase, producing MSATVVVVGGGITGLAAAWELTQGAPGRQVVLLEAGAEVGGKIRAGSVAGVEVEVGPDAFLARVPHAVELCTELGLGDELVAPAAGHAYVWSRGRLRRLPPGLVL from the coding sequence TTGAGCGCGACCGTGGTCGTGGTGGGCGGGGGGATCACCGGCCTCGCCGCGGCGTGGGAGCTGACCCAGGGGGCGCCGGGGCGCCAGGTGGTGCTCCTCGAGGCGGGGGCGGAGGTGGGCGGCAAGATCCGCGCTGGCTCCGTCGCCGGGGTCGAGGTGGAGGTGGGCCCCGACGCCTTCCTGGCCCGGGTGCCCCACGCCGTCGAGCTGTGCACCGAGCTCGGCCTGGGAGACGAGCTGGTGGCTCCCGCCGCCGGCCACGCCTACGTCTGGTCCCGGGGCCGGCTCCGCCGCCTCCCCCCGGGACTGGTCCT